From Candidatus Methanosuratincola sp., one genomic window encodes:
- a CDS encoding DEAD/DEAH box helicase, with translation MDELFSVFSKPIQRIVLEKGFKGFTEPQRRAIPLIMQGKNVLIIAPTGTGKTEAAFLPVLDRIIREGGTGGIRVLYISPLRALNRDLLDRLHWWCSRLDLKVAVRHGDTETKERGRQTLAPPDIMITTPETLQAMLPGRNLKRHLSKVRWVIVDEIHELANDKRGVQLTVALERLREIASAEPQVIGLSATIGSPELVGKFLVGSGRECEIVQVSVAKDLALDVILPEAESQDYGLAEKLATFPEVAARLRRLKELIEKNRSTLIFTNTRSEAEILASRFRIWDVNAPISIHHGSLAKSSRVEVESSLKKGELKGVVCTSSLELGIDIGNVDLVIQYNSPRQVTRLLQRVGRSGHWVGGVSKGVIVTMDSDDALESAVIVRKALAEELEEVKIIESPYDVLTHQAAGLILDEGRRGVGEALSIVRRAYPFSNMGEERLERVLEYMSNRRPRLALYLPEEGLFIKSRPTEALYQYYFENLSMIPEEKHYVVIDDKTDEAIGLLDEAFVAEYGEPGVKFIVRGSPWKIVQVYKNTVYVRAEDDPTGAIPDWIGDEIPVPFDVAQEVGRIRKRAASALRQGKGYDAVIDELLKDYPISRDTLFRALQELKEQAEGRWEIPTDDVVTVEGWEGYVIISCAFGLMINKALSRILGYMITQRTGVGAGTSQDAYRVFVKANVSPALVAEILRGLEASEVRRVAEVAVEKTGLFRRRLIHVAKRMGVISKEAEIGDVGSVQLVENLKGSIVYEEAMSEVFTKDLDLEGLVSVVDGIKSGRFKVRVMDPELPLSPISRVGIRELSWKTDLVPADRLRRLLIESAKARLLNEARVAICTECFRFVENVKIKRFIGGLKCPECGSAKIGLLDEDTNEVAQMASERSELGKVSERHKPMLKEAVETGELVGGYGLQAAMVIASKGIPKPVAFTIATSSIKDLDTLVDMIIREEKSALKSRFRHRRLDAGA, from the coding sequence ATGGATGAGCTTTTCTCGGTCTTTTCAAAGCCTATCCAGAGGATAGTCCTGGAGAAGGGCTTCAAAGGGTTCACGGAGCCGCAGAGAAGGGCGATCCCGCTCATAATGCAAGGTAAGAATGTGCTCATCATCGCCCCAACCGGGACTGGAAAGACCGAGGCTGCGTTCCTGCCCGTCTTGGATCGCATAATTAGGGAGGGCGGCACAGGCGGGATCAGGGTCCTCTACATCTCCCCCCTGAGAGCGCTTAACAGGGACCTGCTCGACAGGCTCCACTGGTGGTGCAGCAGGCTCGACCTTAAGGTTGCAGTAAGGCACGGCGATACCGAAACGAAGGAGAGGGGGCGACAAACATTGGCCCCGCCGGACATAATGATCACCACTCCCGAGACGCTCCAAGCGATGCTCCCAGGTAGGAACCTGAAGAGGCATTTGTCAAAGGTGAGGTGGGTAATAGTCGACGAGATCCACGAGCTGGCAAATGACAAGCGAGGAGTCCAGCTGACGGTAGCGCTGGAGAGGCTCAGAGAGATCGCGTCAGCCGAGCCCCAGGTGATCGGGCTCTCAGCGACAATAGGATCGCCAGAGCTTGTGGGTAAGTTCCTCGTCGGGTCAGGCAGAGAGTGCGAGATCGTCCAGGTTTCGGTCGCAAAGGACCTTGCCCTCGATGTTATTCTCCCTGAAGCGGAAAGCCAAGACTACGGGCTAGCAGAGAAGCTTGCCACATTCCCGGAGGTTGCAGCGAGGCTTAGGAGGCTGAAAGAGCTGATTGAGAAGAACAGGTCGACGCTCATCTTCACAAACACGAGATCAGAGGCAGAGATCTTGGCGAGCAGGTTCAGGATATGGGATGTCAATGCACCGATAAGCATTCACCACGGCAGCCTAGCAAAGTCATCAAGGGTTGAGGTCGAGTCGAGCCTGAAGAAGGGAGAGCTGAAAGGGGTGGTCTGCACATCCTCGCTCGAGCTAGGGATCGACATCGGGAATGTCGACCTGGTAATACAGTACAACTCGCCCAGGCAGGTGACGAGGTTGCTCCAGAGGGTGGGCCGTTCAGGGCACTGGGTGGGGGGCGTCTCGAAGGGCGTGATAGTAACTATGGACTCGGACGATGCGCTCGAGTCCGCAGTCATAGTAAGGAAGGCGCTGGCCGAGGAGCTTGAGGAGGTCAAGATCATCGAGAGTCCCTATGATGTGCTGACCCACCAAGCCGCGGGGCTTATACTTGACGAGGGCAGGAGGGGGGTCGGCGAGGCGCTCTCGATTGTGAGGAGGGCCTACCCATTCTCAAATATGGGAGAGGAGAGGCTAGAAAGGGTACTCGAGTATATGAGCAACAGGAGGCCTAGACTCGCACTCTACCTCCCAGAGGAGGGGCTCTTCATAAAGTCGAGGCCCACAGAGGCACTCTATCAATATTACTTCGAGAACCTCTCAATGATTCCCGAGGAGAAGCACTACGTTGTAATTGATGACAAGACAGACGAGGCTATAGGGCTGCTCGATGAAGCATTCGTTGCGGAGTATGGTGAGCCGGGTGTCAAGTTCATAGTAAGGGGATCCCCTTGGAAGATAGTACAGGTGTACAAGAACACCGTGTACGTCAGGGCAGAGGATGACCCGACGGGCGCGATACCCGACTGGATCGGTGACGAGATACCAGTACCATTTGATGTTGCCCAAGAGGTCGGCAGAATAAGGAAGAGGGCAGCGAGCGCTCTGAGGCAGGGCAAAGGGTACGACGCGGTCATCGATGAATTGCTTAAGGATTACCCGATATCCAGGGACACGCTCTTCAGAGCCCTCCAAGAGTTGAAGGAGCAGGCTGAGGGGAGGTGGGAGATCCCGACAGACGATGTGGTGACGGTCGAAGGATGGGAGGGGTATGTCATAATCAGTTGCGCTTTCGGTCTTATGATAAACAAGGCACTCTCAAGGATACTCGGGTATATGATAACTCAGAGGACGGGCGTGGGCGCGGGGACCTCGCAGGATGCCTACCGGGTCTTCGTTAAGGCGAATGTAAGTCCTGCGCTAGTGGCAGAGATCCTTAGGGGGCTCGAAGCCAGCGAGGTGCGGAGAGTCGCCGAGGTTGCTGTCGAAAAGACAGGGCTCTTTAGGAGGAGGCTAATCCACGTAGCCAAGAGGATGGGTGTCATAAGCAAGGAGGCAGAGATAGGCGATGTCGGGTCGGTTCAGCTAGTGGAGAATCTGAAGGGGAGCATCGTCTACGAGGAGGCGATGAGCGAAGTGTTCACAAAGGACTTGGATCTTGAAGGACTCGTCTCGGTTGTAGACGGAATCAAGTCAGGGAGGTTCAAAGTCAGAGTGATGGATCCTGAGTTGCCGCTGTCTCCGATCTCAAGGGTCGGCATAAGGGAGCTCAGCTGGAAGACGGATCTGGTGCCTGCAGACAGGCTCAGGAGGCTACTCATCGAGTCGGCTAAGGCAAGGCTCCTGAATGAGGCGAGGGTTGCAATCTGCACCGAATGCTTCAGGTTCGTCGAGAACGTGAAGATAAAGAGGTTCATCGGGGGGCTGAAGTGCCCGGAGTGCGGTTCTGCCAAGATTGGGCTGCTCGACGAGGACACCAACGAAGTGGCCCAGATGGCGTCAGAGAGGTCAGAGCTCGGAAAGGTGTCCGAGAGGCATAAGCCCATGCTCAAAGAGGCGGTTGAGACTGGAGAGCTGGTTGGAGGGTACGGGCTGCAGGCAGCGATGGTTATAGCTTCGAAGGGCATCCCTAAGCCCGTGGCGTTCACGATAGCGACTTCCAGCATTAAGGACCTCGATACGCTCGTAGACATGATAATAAGGGAAGAGAAGAGCGCGTTGAAGAGCAGGTTCCGCCACAGGAGACTTGACGCAGGAGCCTAG
- a CDS encoding TIGR00725 family protein: protein MVQIGVLTTYDPVPPEVEAKARALGSAIAKGGHVLITGGDGGLMRTVSEAAFKEGGTTVGIMAIEMEKIDDAHPWHNPFNSVVIRSGQSFTSRSSMVVRSSDALILLAGGVGSLTEVAMAYNMKKPIVVLVGTGMMADRLGELFPDGFLDHRRMVRLHFEVDPQGAVDLAAELARQRGLR, encoded by the coding sequence ATGGTGCAGATAGGCGTTCTCACTACATACGATCCCGTGCCTCCTGAGGTGGAGGCCAAAGCGAGGGCGCTCGGCAGTGCCATAGCGAAGGGTGGCCACGTGCTCATCACAGGTGGGGATGGCGGGCTGATGAGGACAGTCTCTGAGGCAGCATTCAAGGAAGGGGGTACGACTGTAGGGATCATGGCGATAGAGATGGAGAAGATCGACGATGCACACCCCTGGCATAACCCCTTCAACAGCGTTGTGATACGGTCTGGACAGTCCTTCACTTCGAGGAGCTCAATGGTGGTGAGGAGCAGCGATGCCCTGATCCTTTTAGCAGGAGGGGTCGGTTCCCTCACCGAAGTTGCAATGGCATACAACATGAAGAAGCCTATTGTGGTCCTTGTGGGTACAGGGATGATGGCGGACAGGCTCGGGGAGCTCTTCCCTGACGGGTTCCTTGACCACCGGAGGATGGTGCGCCTGCACTTCGAGGTAGACCCCCAGGGCGCGGTCGATCTCGCAGCCGAGCTCGCGAGGCAGCGGGGGCTACGATAG
- a CDS encoding FAD-dependent oxidoreductase, with translation MENFDLIIIGGGPAGVSAAIYAKRKLLSTLLITKDIGGQVLLTTNIENYPGFVEKSGMKLAEYFEQQLNELGVEVFEDAVKEVRMEGKIFRIICEEGSEFLGKCIIATGGSSHRKLNVPGEEEFFGKGVYVCATCDAPLTRNKTVAVVGGGNAAFQSADLLARYATKVYLIHRRGEFRADGLLVNRVKRNGNVEIMTGTSVREIRGKDRVESVLLESLEDHRLFEVPVHKVFIEIGREVKIDYLKGLVQTNQHGQIIVDRLQRTSCEGIFAAGEVTDLPYGQAIISAGQGAVAALAAFDYLTK, from the coding sequence ATGGAGAATTTTGATCTCATAATAATCGGCGGCGGACCTGCGGGGGTCAGCGCCGCCATTTATGCAAAGAGGAAGCTACTCAGCACACTGCTGATCACTAAGGATATCGGCGGACAGGTCCTTCTAACCACCAACATTGAAAATTACCCGGGATTCGTGGAAAAGTCAGGTATGAAGCTAGCAGAGTACTTCGAGCAGCAACTGAATGAGCTTGGCGTCGAGGTCTTTGAGGATGCGGTCAAAGAGGTCAGGATGGAAGGTAAGATCTTCAGGATCATCTGCGAGGAAGGGAGTGAGTTCTTGGGGAAGTGTATCATAGCCACGGGCGGCAGCTCGCACAGGAAACTGAATGTCCCTGGAGAGGAAGAATTCTTTGGGAAGGGGGTTTACGTCTGTGCGACTTGTGATGCCCCCCTTACAAGGAACAAGACGGTTGCAGTGGTGGGAGGGGGCAATGCAGCCTTCCAGAGCGCAGATCTCCTGGCGAGGTATGCCACCAAAGTCTATCTGATACACCGAAGGGGAGAGTTCAGGGCTGACGGTCTCTTGGTTAACAGGGTAAAAAGGAATGGCAATGTGGAAATAATGACTGGCACTTCGGTAAGGGAGATCAGGGGAAAGGACAGGGTGGAGAGCGTGCTGCTGGAGAGTTTGGAGGATCACCGACTTTTCGAGGTGCCTGTCCATAAAGTCTTCATTGAAATAGGGAGGGAAGTAAAGATCGACTACTTGAAGGGGCTTGTCCAGACGAACCAGCACGGTCAGATTATCGTAGACAGGCTTCAGCGGACGAGCTGTGAGGGCATATTTGCGGCTGGGGAGGTGACTGATCTCCCCTATGGCCAAGCAATAATCTCGGCAGGACAGGGCGCAGTCGCAGCGCTTGCTGCCTTCGACTACCTCACAAAATAA
- a CDS encoding Rieske (2Fe-2S) protein: MPFYRVASLSEVPVNSMKAFTVSAREILVANLDGKLYAMDNRCSHRKGDLSKGTISGTVVTCPVHGSKFDLTSGKSISGPKFGPVRLKTSDLNSYKVKVDGDSISVELPD, encoded by the coding sequence ATGCCGTTTTATAGAGTTGCAAGCCTTTCTGAGGTACCTGTAAACTCGATGAAAGCCTTCACCGTGTCCGCAAGGGAAATACTCGTGGCTAACTTGGACGGGAAACTCTATGCAATGGACAACAGGTGTTCTCACAGGAAGGGAGATCTCTCGAAGGGAACCATCAGTGGCACCGTTGTGACCTGCCCTGTCCATGGGTCGAAATTCGACCTGACGAGCGGCAAGTCCATTTCAGGTCCCAAATTTGGCCCCGTCAGACTGAAAACCTCTGATCTAAATTCCTACAAAGTGAAGGTCGATGGCGACTCCATCAGTGTTGAGCTGCCCGATTGA
- a CDS encoding dihydrolipoyl dehydrogenase, giving the protein MRQFDLIVIGSGSGLDVAVAAANRGLKVAIIEKGPLGGTCLNRGCIPSKMLIHSADVMETIKGAERFGIHVNVHRVDFPSIIDRVTSEVDSESKSIEDALKSSENPLLIKGLGRFKGPKLIEVGGEEIAAEKILIAAGSRPKIPEIYGLREAGFITSDEALRLREQPKTLTIIGGGYIAAELAHFFGSLGTEINIIHRKELLLNNEDEEVARAYTEIASRKYNVFTQSEPIRVKREDGTYEVTVNDLKASSMVRIRSDQLLVAAGRVPNSDLLDLDKTGVQVDQKGYIKVNEYLETTAPGIFALGDIIGKYQFKHAANLEAEYALQNILSPEERAPVDYTAMPHAIFTSPQIASVGSTEQELRSRGTEYIVAKWRYIDSGMGKAIEDHHGFVKFLYGKESLKILGCHIMGTDAATLIHEVIVAMKGGRGDAFSIIDPVHIHPALSEVVQRAAMNFHVHSHGD; this is encoded by the coding sequence TTGAGACAATTTGACCTGATTGTGATAGGTAGTGGCTCTGGGCTGGACGTAGCTGTCGCAGCCGCCAACAGGGGCCTAAAGGTCGCGATAATAGAAAAGGGCCCCTTGGGCGGGACCTGCCTTAACCGCGGGTGCATACCGTCAAAGATGCTCATCCACAGCGCTGACGTCATGGAAACAATAAAGGGTGCCGAAAGATTCGGGATACATGTTAATGTGCACAGAGTCGACTTCCCGTCCATAATTGATCGGGTGACTTCTGAAGTTGACTCTGAGTCGAAATCGATAGAGGATGCCCTGAAGAGCTCCGAAAATCCGCTTCTGATAAAGGGCCTAGGCAGGTTCAAGGGGCCAAAGCTCATCGAAGTGGGCGGGGAGGAGATCGCTGCCGAGAAGATACTCATAGCTGCGGGTAGCCGGCCCAAGATCCCTGAAATTTATGGTCTTCGGGAAGCGGGCTTCATCACAAGCGACGAAGCCTTACGGCTCAGGGAGCAGCCAAAGACCCTCACTATAATAGGCGGGGGATACATCGCTGCGGAACTGGCGCACTTCTTTGGCTCCCTCGGGACGGAGATTAACATAATCCACAGGAAGGAACTACTCCTCAACAACGAGGACGAAGAAGTAGCCCGTGCGTACACCGAGATAGCGTCAAGGAAGTATAATGTATTCACACAATCGGAGCCGATTCGGGTTAAACGGGAGGACGGTACATATGAAGTCACCGTTAATGATCTCAAGGCATCATCGATGGTGAGGATCCGGTCAGATCAGCTCCTCGTAGCTGCTGGGAGGGTACCAAACTCCGATCTCCTAGATCTCGACAAGACCGGAGTTCAGGTCGACCAAAAGGGGTACATAAAGGTGAATGAATATCTAGAGACAACCGCTCCAGGGATATTCGCACTCGGCGACATAATCGGCAAGTATCAGTTCAAGCACGCAGCAAACCTCGAGGCGGAGTACGCCCTTCAGAACATCCTCTCACCAGAAGAGAGAGCCCCTGTCGACTACACCGCAATGCCACATGCAATCTTTACATCGCCGCAGATAGCCTCTGTTGGGAGCACCGAGCAGGAGCTAAGATCAAGGGGGACTGAATACATCGTCGCCAAGTGGAGGTACATCGACTCTGGCATGGGTAAAGCCATCGAGGATCACCACGGTTTCGTGAAATTCCTGTACGGGAAGGAGAGCCTCAAGATCTTGGGCTGTCACATAATGGGCACCGACGCCGCAACCTTGATACATGAGGTCATAGTCGCGATGAAGGGCGGTCGGGGTGATGCGTTCAGCATAATAGACCCCGTCCACATACACCCGGCCCTTTCCGAGGTAGTGCAGAGGGCTGCCATGAACTTCCACGTCCACAGCCATGGTGATTGA
- a CDS encoding ABC transporter permease yields the protein MSTLWGIYALWYREVKVFLREKSRLVSSTVNPLIWLVAFGGGLGASISIGEVGYQAFIFPGVLMLVVLFTTIFFGLYVVWDKKIDFFKEVLVSPLSRTSIFVGKMLGGCTDGLIQSGIIILFGPLFGINYTAYSLGAVILFVLLLAMGTTSLGLAIGSQMTSFEGFGLVQSFVILPLFFLSGALYPIDNLPNWLSWITYANPLTYIVDGMRGALLGKSGFPMVLDLGVAAAYVVVLVAVGTYAFRKMT from the coding sequence ATGAGCACACTATGGGGGATCTACGCACTGTGGTACCGGGAGGTCAAGGTTTTCCTTAGGGAGAAGTCGCGCCTTGTCTCCTCTACCGTAAACCCGCTGATCTGGCTGGTAGCCTTCGGAGGAGGTCTTGGAGCATCTATATCCATAGGAGAGGTGGGATACCAAGCGTTCATATTCCCGGGGGTTCTGATGTTGGTAGTCCTCTTCACGACAATTTTCTTTGGACTCTATGTCGTCTGGGACAAGAAAATTGACTTCTTCAAGGAGGTCCTCGTCTCACCCCTAAGCAGGACTTCGATATTTGTGGGAAAGATGCTAGGAGGCTGCACTGACGGCTTAATACAGAGCGGGATAATCATCCTCTTCGGGCCCCTGTTTGGAATAAACTACACTGCTTATTCATTGGGAGCGGTAATCCTCTTCGTGCTGCTACTGGCGATGGGCACAACAAGCCTCGGACTTGCGATCGGGTCTCAAATGACCAGCTTTGAGGGGTTTGGGCTGGTCCAGTCATTCGTGATCCTACCGCTCTTTTTCCTCAGCGGGGCGCTTTACCCGATAGACAACCTGCCAAACTGGCTCAGCTGGATAACGTATGCCAACCCTCTCACATACATAGTCGACGGGATGAGGGGGGCTTTGCTCGGAAAAAGCGGTTTCCCCATGGTTCTTGATCTCGGGGTTGCCGCAGCATACGTTGTGGTTCTCGTGGCGGTTGGGACCTATGCCTTCAGGAAGATGACGTGA